One genomic window of Pseudomonas chlororaphis subsp. piscium includes the following:
- the mltB gene encoding lytic murein transglycosylase B encodes MQVMRGWTARYAPWVGLVGILGAAQEALAGGEYEGSPQVAEFVGEMTRDYGFAGEQLMGVFREAERKQSILDAISRPAERVKQWKEYRPMFITDARIARGVDFWRQHEAVLARAEQEYGVPAQVIVSIIGVETFFGRNTGNYRVIDALSTLGFDYPPRAEFFRKELREFLLLAREEQVDPLTLKGSYAGAMGLPQFMPSSFRAYAVDFDGDGHINIWTNPDDAIGSVASYFKRHGWEAGQPVVSRAEVRGDQVDEGLTTGIEPTKTVGELRALGWSSHDALRDDMPVTAFRLEGDNGPEYWMGLKNFYAITRYNRSVMYAMAVHQLSEQLVQARGVK; translated from the coding sequence ATGCAAGTAATGCGTGGCTGGACCGCTCGGTATGCGCCGTGGGTCGGTCTGGTAGGCATCCTTGGTGCGGCGCAGGAAGCGCTGGCCGGCGGCGAATACGAAGGCTCGCCCCAAGTGGCCGAATTCGTGGGCGAAATGACTCGCGACTATGGCTTTGCGGGCGAACAGCTGATGGGTGTGTTTCGCGAGGCCGAGCGTAAGCAGTCGATCCTCGACGCCATTTCCCGGCCCGCCGAGCGGGTCAAACAGTGGAAAGAATACCGGCCGATGTTCATCACCGACGCGCGAATCGCCCGTGGTGTGGACTTCTGGCGCCAGCACGAGGCGGTACTGGCCCGTGCCGAGCAGGAATACGGGGTGCCGGCCCAGGTGATAGTGTCGATTATCGGCGTTGAAACCTTCTTCGGGCGCAACACCGGTAATTACCGGGTGATCGACGCGCTGTCGACCCTGGGCTTCGATTACCCGCCACGTGCCGAGTTCTTCCGTAAGGAATTGCGCGAATTCCTGCTGCTGGCCCGTGAAGAACAGGTCGATCCGCTGACCCTGAAAGGCTCCTACGCCGGTGCCATGGGGTTGCCGCAGTTCATGCCAAGCAGTTTTCGCGCCTATGCTGTGGACTTCGACGGCGATGGCCACATCAATATCTGGACCAATCCGGACGATGCCATCGGCAGTGTTGCCAGCTATTTCAAGCGTCACGGCTGGGAGGCCGGGCAGCCGGTGGTCAGCCGGGCCGAAGTGCGTGGCGATCAGGTCGACGAAGGCCTGACCACCGGTATCGAACCGACGAAAACCGTCGGGGAGTTGCGGGCGCTGGGCTGGTCGAGTCATGATGCGCTGCGCGATGATATGCCGGTCACGGCTTTCCGCCTGGAAGGTGACAATGGCCCCGAATACTGGATGGGCCTGAAGAATTTCTACGCGATCACGCGTTATAACCGCAGCGTGATGTACGCCATGGCCGTACATCAGCTCTCTGAACAGCTGGTCCAAGCACGGGGCGTCAAGTAA